AAGGCACGCCTGCCAAAACCGATTTATTCGAAGGCATCGACCAGACCTGGAACCGCGTGCCAGGCGGTGCGGCCGTGGGGAAAATGGTGGATGAGGTGATTCGGAAATATGATGCGGGTAATCCGAGTGCTAGTGTGGCGGGATTAGTGAGCGTCAGAAAAAATCTATTAGATGCCACTGTTAAAGCTGTTGGTTACTCTGATAACTACGATGGAAGAGTTTGGGAAGAAATGAAAAGTCAAGAAATTGACAAGTTGATTCAAGCCTGCTTGGGGTTGCACATTGAGGCTACTGCGCCCGCTGCTGCTATCGCGACCGGGCAAACGGCTGCTGTTACAGTTGAAGCCGTGAACCAAGGTAATGCGCTCGTTACCGTGCGCCAGGTATGGGCCGAGGGCTTTAGCCGCGATACGCTCGTGAATAAAGAATTACGAATGGGCCAGGTGCTACGGGTCGCTTTGCGCCTGCCAATCAGTAAGCAGGTACCGCCTTCGCAGCCTTATTGGCTGCGTGAGCCCGGTACCATTGGTATGTACACGGTACCCACCGAACTACCATTTGCGCAGGCTGACCTAGCGGTGCGCAAGAAATCAAAGCAAGAAAATTGGTTAACGATTGACCGGCAGCACCTGATTGGTCAGCCCGAAAATCCGGTTTCTCCGAATGTGACGCTTGAAGTTGTGTTACAGGGGGCATCTACTTATATCACCGTTCCCGTCCAATACAAGCACACCGACCCGGTCCTCGGCGAGCTCTACCAGCCCCTAGCCGTGGTGCCGCCGGTGATGGTCAATATCCCCGCCGCCCGCGCCTACGTCTTTGCCGACCAGCAGCCCAAGCAAGTGCCCGTGACGCTGCGCGCCGGCCAGGCCGGCGTAGCCGGGTCGCTGGTCTTGCAGGTGCCCAGCGGCTGGCAGGCCGAGCCCGCCACGGTAGCATTTGACTTAAAGAACAAGGACGACCAGCAAACGGTCAATTTCCAGCTACGCCCGCTGGCCGGCGCGGCTGAGGGCAAGAGCGAGCTGCGCGCCGTGGCTACCGTAGGCACCGAGAAATACAGCCGGGGTATTCAAACAATTGAGTACCCGCACATTCCGACCCAGACGCTCTTCCCCGAAGCCACGGCGCCGCTCGTAAAGCTGAACGTGGCGCGCGGCCACACCAAAAACATCGGCTACCTCATGGGTGCCGGCGACGAGGTGCCCGAGGCCCTGCGCCAGCTCGGCTACTCCGTGGCCCTGCTCGACCCTGCCACCGACCTCACCGCCGAGCGCCTCGCCCGCTACGATGCCGTGGTGCTCGGCGTGCGCGCCTACAACGTGCTCGACCGCCTCAAAACCCAGCAGCCCGAGTTACTCAAATACGTCGAAAACGGCGGCACTATGCTGGTGCAATACGTGGTGAACCGCGGCACCGTGCTGCCCCAGATTGGCCCGTATCCGCTCACTCTCTCCGCCGACCGCGTGACGGTGGAGAACACGCCCGTTACGTTTCTGAACCCCGGCGCGCCGGTGCTGAACGCGCCCAACAAGCTCACCAAGGCCGACTTTGAGCAAGGCTGGGTGCAGGAGCAGGGCCTCTACTACCCGTCGGCCTGGGATGCGCACTACCAGCCCGTTATCGCCAGCCACGACCCCGGCGAGACGGACAAGCAGAGCGCCATCCTGGTGGCGACTTATGGCAAGGGCCGCTACATCTACACCGGCCTGTCGCTGTTTCGGGAGCTGCCGGCCGGCGTGCCGGGCGCCTTCCGGGTGCTGGCCAATCTGGTCGAGTCGGGCGGGAAGTAACAACCCCGGCGCGCCCTATTTTTGCCGCATGACTCCTACCGTCACCTCCCTGGCCGACCTCGACCCCAACGGCACGTACTCTTACGCCGACTACCTCAGCTGGCAGTTTGCCGAGTTGGTAGAGTTGCTGCGCGGCAAAATCATGCGCCGCATGAGCGCGCCCACCGACCGCCATCAGGCGCTGGTGGGAAATCTATTTGCTCACTTTCATGCGCACCTGCGGCGGCAGGCCTGCCAGGTGCGCGTGGCGCCTTACGATGTGCGCCTACCCAAGCGGGGCGCCACCGCCGACGCGGCCATCCACACGGTAGTGCAGCCCGATGTCTGCGTCATCTGCGACCCTAGTAAGATTGAGCCGCGCGGCTGCCTCGGCGCCCCCGACCTCATCGTGGAAGTGGTGTCGCCCCGCACCGCCGCCCGCGACTGGCAGGATAAGTTTGACCTCTACGAAGAAGCCGGCGTGGGCGAGTACTGGATAGTGCTGCCCCAGGAGGAAGATATTTCAGTGTTTGTGCTGGAGGAGGCTACCGGCCGCTACCGCCTGGTGGGCGAGTACGCCGGGCCGGGGCCGATTCCGTGCCGCACGCTCCCTGCCCTGGCCCTGGATTGGGCCGATATTTTTGCCGATAAGCTGGTGTAAGCCAGTAGGGGCGGGGGCGCACCTCGCCCCCTTTTTTTGTTATTGCTTTTTGCCCGTGCTCACAGTAGAAAAAATCGGCGGCACTTCCATGACCGCCTTCGCCGATGTTCTCCAGAACATCATCTTGCACCAACGCGAGGGCGCAGCCCTCTACAACCGCATCTTCGTGGTGTCGGCCTACGCCAACGTTACCAACTGGCTGCTGGAGAACAAGAAAACCGGCGCGCCCGGCGTGTATCACCGCATCACCGAGCACCAGGAGTTTCGGGCCGCGCTGCAAGACGTGGCGGCCCGGCTCAAGGAGCTGAATACCCACTATGCCCCGCTGGGCCTTGACCTGGCCGTGGCCGACGCCTTCATTCAGCAGCGCATAGCCCAGGCCCAGACCTACCTCGAAAGCCTGGTGAATATATTAGCCTCGGGCTATGTTAACGGGGCTAATATCCTCCAGGCGGCCCGCGAGATTCTGGCCAGCATCGGGGAGGCGCATTCAGCGTTCAACTCGGTGAATATTTTGCAAAACCGGGGCGTAAATGCGACGCTCATCGACCTCAGCGGCTTCGACGATGCGCGGGCGCTCACCATCGACGAGCGCATCAGGCAAGCCTTCGCGGGCATCGACTTTGCCACTACCATCTGCGTGGCCACCGGCTACACCAAGGGCACCGAGGGCATTATGCGCGAGTTCGACCGGGGCTACTCGGAAGTGACGTTCAGCAAGATAGCCGTGGCGGTGAAGCCCCAGGAGGCCATTATTCACAAAGAGTACCACCTCTGCTCGGCCGACCCTATGCTGGTGGGCGTAGACCACTGCCACCCCGTAGGCTTCACCAACTACGACGTGGCCGACCAGCTCGCCGACGTGGGCATGGAGGCGATTCATCCCAAAGCCTCGAAGCCGCTGGAAATAAATGCCATCGACCTGCGCATCAAAAATACCTTCGAGCCCGGGCATCCCGGCACACTCATCACCCGCGACTACGTAGCCCCGCGCAAGCACGTCGAAGTCATCACCGGCACCGATAAAGTGGTGATGATTGACATCTACGACCCGCTGATGGTGGGTACCGTGGGGTTCGATTTGCAGCTCATGCAGTCGTTTTATGACCTGGGCGTCAGCTACATCTTCAAGGCTACCAGTGCCAACAGCATCTCGATGCTTATCTGGGAAAAAGACCTGAAGCCGCAGCTTATCGAAGCGCTGGAAGCTAAATACGAGAAGGTGACCATCGAAAAAGCCTCGCTGGTTTGCCTGATTGGCTCCAATATCGACCAGCCCGGCCTGCTCGCCAAGGCGGCCGGCTCCCTGGCCGAGGTGGGCATCAGTATTCGCAGCGCCGGCTTTGCATTAAGAAAAGTAAATATTCAATTTATTTTAGCGCGCGAAGACTATAAAACCGCCATTATCGCCCTGAATAAGGCGCTGGGGTAGTGGCATAAAAAACTAAAAATAAAGGTCGTCCTACTCAGTAGGACGACCTTTATTTTTGAAGCATTTAGGAAGTCGAACTTGGGCGGTATTCCCGGCGGCCCGCTTCGGCCCCGACTTCCGAAATAGCTTCTTAGTTTTTTCGAAGTATTCTTGTTGCTTCGCACCTCTTTCCCATGAAAAAACTCCTACCCGCCGCTTTTCTGCTCACCCTCGGCCTGGCTGCGCCGGCAGCCTACGCCCAGCAGGCCCTTGCGCTGCCGCCGGCCACGCAGTCGGTGAGCGATGCCGAAAATAAAGCCACCCAGGCGGCCGATACCCTCTACATCCAGCAGCATTATACCAAGACGGAGTACCAGGTGCCGATGCGCGACGGGGTGAAGCTCTGCACCATCGTGTACGCGCCCCGGGATGCCGATAAGGTGCGCTATCCTATCCTGCTCAACCGCACGCCCTACTCAATTGGCCCGTACGGCCCCACCAGGTTTAAGCTAAACATCGGCCCCAGCAGCCTGATGATGCGGGAAGGGTACATCTTCGCCTACCAGGACGTGCGCGGGCGCTATATGTCGGAAGGCGAGTTTCTGGACATGCGCCCCGAGCTGGAAAAGCACGCCACCAAAAAGGATACCGACGAGGGCACCGATACCTTCGACACCATCGAGTACCTGCTCAAGCACGGCCCCAAAAGCAACGGCCGCGTGGGTCAGTGGGGCATTTCTTACCCCGGCTTCTATACCTCAACCGGCCTCTTGAGCCGCCACCCGGCCCTGAAAGCCGCCTCCCCCCAGGCTCCGATTGCCGACTGGTTCTGGGATGACTTTCACCACAACGGGGCATTTTTTCTGCCCCATGCCTTCAATTTTCTGTACAGCTTCGGGCAGGCGCGGCCCCAGCCCACGGCCCTGAACAACCCCGGCATCAAGCACGGCACGCCCGATGGCTACGATTTCTTTCTGCGCATGGGTCCGCTAAAGAATGCCAACGAGCAGTACTACAAGGGCAAGGTGGCGTTCTGGAACCAGCTCATGCAGCACCCCGACTACGACGCCTTCTGGCAGGCTCGCAACCTGCGCCCGCACCTGCACGACCTGAAGGCGGCCGTGCTCACGGTGGGCGGCTTCAATGATGCCGAAGATCTGTTTGGGGCGCTGAATACCTACCAGACCATTGAGCAGAAAAATCCCGGCCTTTCCAACCGCCTCGTAATGGGCCCCTGGGTGCACGGAGGCTGGGCGCGCGGCACCGGCGAGATGGTCGGCAACGTGGCCTACGGCCCGTCGCCCTCGCTGTGGTACCAGCAAAACGTGGAAGCGCCCTTCTTCAAATCATACCTGAAAGCTGAAAAGCCCGGCTCTGACCTGCCCGAAGCAACGGTGTTTGAGGGCGGAACCAACCGCTGGCGCACCTTCGATGCCTGGCCGCCAAAGCAGGCCCAGACCAAAACGCTTTATTTTCGGCAGGCCGGCGGCCTCAGCTTCAATGCGCCGACCTCGGGCGAAAACGAGCGCCGCATGGCCGGGGTCGACTCCGAGTTCGACCAGTTTATTAGCGACCCTGCGCACCCGGTACCGTTTATCGAAACAACCAACATCGGCATGACCCGCGAGTACATGACCGACGACCAGCGCTTTGCCAGCCGTCGCCCCGATGTGCTCACCTACCAGACCGAGCCGCTGACTGAGGATATGACCATGGCCGGCCCCATTCAGGCGCTGCTGCAAGTAGCCACCACCGGCACCGACGCCGACTGGGTGGTGAAAATCATCGACGTGTACCCCGATGATACGCCCGACAACCCGCGCACCGCGCCCGGCGTGCACCTCGGCGGCTACCAGCAAATGGTGCGCTCCGAAGTGATGCGCGGCCGCTTCCGCGACAGCTTTAGCCAGCCCAAGCCCTTCGTGGCCAATGAGGTAACGGCCGTGCCCTTCACCGTGCAGGACCTGATGCACACCTTCCGCAAGGGCCACCGCCTCATGGTGCAGGTGCAAAGCACCTGGTTTCCGCTCGTGGACAGAAATCCGCAGAAGTATGTGCCCAACATCTACGCGGCCGATGCAGCGGACTTCCAGGCGGCCACGCACCGGCTCTACCACGACCCGGCGCACGCTTCGCAGTTGGTAGTGAAGGTGTTGCCGTAAAGCAGTTCGCAAGCTGCGCTAAAAGTAAAAAAGCCCATCCGGACTTACCGGATGGGCTTTTTTACTTTTAACTACTCCCTTACTTGCCCATTTTCTTCGCTTCGGCAAGCAGCTCATCGTCCATCTTGGCATACTCCGTGTTGGCGGGCGTAGCGGCCAGCGCCAGCTTTTTCGAGCGCTCGGCGGCCGCGATGGCGCCTTTGTAGTCTTTCATCTTGAGGCGGATTTTTGCCTCCGTATTCATGTTCCAGAACTTAGGGTCGGTGGCGTTGGCCTTCTCAATCCAGGCGAGCGCCTGCTTCAGGTCCTTGTTGTTGTCGTAGTAATACACGGCCGCGCCGGCCAGGTCGTTGGCCGAAGGACTGGCATTTTTCGTCACTTTCTCGTCAATCTGAGCCAGCACTTTGCTGTCCACGTCGCTCACGATTTTAAATTTTGCGCCGGTCGTTTCCCACTCCAGCGCTACGTTGGCGGTGGCGGGCGTCAGGTCGGCGAAGGTCACGGTAAAGGTTTCTACCTTGGCCCCCAGCTTATAAGGCTTCACCGTGAAGCGCGCCACATCCTCCGCATTCTTGAAGCCGGCCACGTCGGCCCCTTGCTTCAGGCTTTTGTTGAGCACGATAGTCCAGGCAGCTTTGCCAGGTATCGTATAAATGCCATATTCGCCGGCGGCCACTTTCTTGCCCTCCACCGTCACATCATCCGAAAACCTGATGCTGGTAGTGGCATTGGCGCCGGTACGCCAGCGCTTGCCATACGCCACCACGGCCTTGGTGGTCGAGTCGCCAAAAACTGTCCGGTTTTTCACGCTGGGGCGCGAATACGTAATCGTTACGTCGGTCAGGCCCACCCGCTGGTTCACGGTGGCCTTCGGGCTGGGCTGCGGCGTGGTAATCTGAGCCTGCGCGGCCGAAGCCGCCAACAGGGTAGTAGTCAGGACCAGGGCGGTTCTGAAAGAGGGCGCAATAAATTTCATGAACGGGCCAGCCGGGCTAATGAACCGGCTTGCGGAGCCAAAAATAGCAACGCCCGCCGGGTAGGGCGGGCGTTGCCTTAAAATCAGGGCCAAACAGCTTACTTCGAATTCTGGGCCTGGCGCTGGGCTTCGGCTATGAGCGCATCGTCGAGGTGGGCGTAGGTGAGGTTGGGCGGCGTGGTCGCCAGGGCCAGCTGCTTCGAGTGCTGCGCCGCCTCAATGGCCCCCTGGTAGTCATTCATTTTCAAGCGAATGCGGGCTTCCGTATACACATTCCAGAACTTGGGGTCCAGGGCGTTGGTCTGGGTCATCCAATCCAGCGCCTGGCGCAGGTCTTTGTGCGAGTCGTCGTAATAAAGTGCAAATTCGGTTGGGGCCGGCGGCGCGGGGCTCAAGTTGCGCGCTGCCTCCGAAGGCGTGGTTGAAATAGCAGCTACTTCGGTACCGCCGGTGACCAGCGACTGGGCCCGCGCACCTGGCGAAAGAGCCAGCAAGCCAGCGCATAAAGCGAAAGAAAACCCAATGCGAAAAGTAGAAATTGCCATAAACGCTGTGGTTGAAAATAATTTACGAGGCTAAAATAGAGCAGCCTAACCAATAGCGAAATGTTTTTTACTGAGAAAAGAGAAAGTTTATACTTATTCTTTCTCCAAGCTAAAACCTTTTGGCAATACCCTTTTTGCAGCCCTGCATACTCTTACAGTTTTTGGGCGGTATGTCAACTTCCCTTTTGCTACAGAGTTTTGGAGGTACTATACCGATGAGAGGCAGCTATGAGGCCAGTAATATGGACCTTGTTAATTATGAATTCTACCGGAAATGGAAAGTGTGGGAACGAAAAAAGAACATCATGCTGAGCCCCGCGGAGCATCTCTACCGCCTCGTTCAACGACACGAGCGAGATGTTTCGCGGGGCTCAGCATGACGTTCAGGCTAACTATAAACTGGCTCTCTTAAGCCATATGTTTAAACCAAGTATATAAATTTCTGCTGCTTATAATGAAAACCAATTAACTATCAACCTTTAAGCCGAAATTTTTGAAAAGCCGCAGTAGCTGTGCAGCACTTGCGGCAGGCGAATGCCTTCGGGGGTCTGGTTGTTTTCGAGCAGCGCGGCCACGATGCGCGGCAGGGCCAGCGCCGAGCCGTTGAGCGTGTGCAGCAGCTGGGTCTTGCCGCCCTCCGTCTTGTAGCGACACTTGAGGCGGTTGGCCTGAAAAGCCTCAAAATTGGAAACCGACGATACTTCGAGCCAGCGGCCCTGGGCCGCGCTCCACACTTCCAGGTCGTAGGTGAGCGAGGAGGTAAAGCCCATATCGCCGCCGCACAGGCGCAGCACGCGGTAGGGCAGCTCCAGCTTTTGCAGCAGGCTTTCGACGTGCGCCACCATCGTTTCGTGGGCCGCGTAGGAGTGCTCGGGCTGGGTAATCTGCACAATCTCTACCTTGTCGAACTGGTGCAGGCGGTTGAGGCCGCGCACGTCGGCCCCCACGAGCCGGCCTCGCGCCGGAAACAGGGCGTGTAGCCGGTGTTGCGGATGGGCAGCTTCTCGACCGGGATAATCTCGTCGCGGTAGAGGTTGGTAATCGGCACCTCCGAAGTCGGAATCAGGTACAGGTTATCGGCCGCGTCGTGGTACATCTGGCCTTCCTTATCGGGCAGCTGGCCGGTACCGTAGCCGCTGGCCTCGTTCACTAATATGGGGGGCTGCACTTCCTGGTAGCCCGCATCGCGGGCCTCATCCAGGAAAAAGTTAATCAGCGCCCGCTGCAGGCGCGCGCCCTGCCCCTTGTACACCGGAAAGCCCGCACCCGTGATTTTGATACCCAGCTCAAAGTCAATGATATCGTACTTTTTAATTAATTCCCAGTGGGGCAGGGCATCGGCGGGCAGCTCGGGCCGGGTGCCGCCCTCGCGCACCACCTCATTATCATGGGCCGAGCGGCCGGCGGGCACGCTCTCCTGCGGAATATTAGGTAATTTATATAAAAGCTGCGTCTGCTGCTTTTCGGCCTCGGCCAGCTCGTCGGCATGGCTCTTTATCTGAACCTTTAGCTCGGCGGTGCGGGTTTTGAGGGCGTCGGCCCCGGCGCGGTCGCCGCTTTTCATCAGGCCTCCAATCTGGCGGGCCAGCTCATTGGCTTCGGCCTGCGCCGCGTCGTGCTGCGTTTGAATAGCCCGGCGGCGCTGGTCGAGGTCGAGCACGGCTTGCACATCGGCTTCGGCCGTAGGATAGTTTCGTTTGGCAAGGCCGGCCAGCACGCGGGCGGTCTGCTCTTTAAGAACGGAAATTTGCAGCATAATGCGGGCAAAGGTAGTTTTTGAATACCGACGAATGCGTAAGTACAACTGAGGAATGTTGCTCAGTCAAGTCAGGGCTATAATATAGTAAATTATGAATATTTGTAACGAGTCTGAATTTACTGTGCTCAATTCCCCATTAATCATTCCTCCCTACCACCAACCCGTTGGCCATTTGCCCGTAATGTCTTAATATTGCAGCTGCAAGCCGGCCCGCGGGGTCGGCCAGGGTTGGCTCACCGGGCTAATCCGCTGCGTAGCTGGCTCAATCAGGTTGCTTTTGGTGGAGCTGCCGGCTGCCCTTCCTTACACCTCACTCATTTCCTGTCTGTTTGCCCGCCGCTTTGTTGGTTGTGTGGCGCTTTAGCGCTCCGTGTTGTTGGTTTTCCGGCTTGTGGGCCGGGTGGGCAGGGCGCGGCCTGTTTAGGGGCCTGCCTGAGCCGTTGGGCAGCGGCCCCTGCTACTCTGATTCTTCTTATTCCCCTTTATGTACACCCTCAACGAACTAAAGGACCGGCTGCTGTCCGACCTTAAGGAAATTGCTGAGCAACTGAATGTTGGCAATTTCAAGCGCCTAAGCAAGCAGGACTTGATTTATAAAATTCTCGACCAGCAGGCCGTGCTGCCTACCGACCAACTGCCCGGCAAAAAGCCCGCTTCGGTTCCCGTCCCGGCCGATGCCGATGCCGGGGTGGCCGACGCCCAGCCGGCCGAGCCCGCCCGCCCGGCGGCCCCTACCCGCGGCACTCGGGGCGGGGCTGGCCGCCGCCAGCCCGCCGCGCCGATGGCGGAGCAGCCTTTTACCGATGTGGCCGTTGTTGAAACGCCTCAACCTACTCGCTTTGAAGTAGTAGCGGCCGATGAGGCAGCTTT
The sequence above is drawn from the Hymenobacter baengnokdamensis genome and encodes:
- a CDS encoding PIG-L family deacetylase, with amino-acid sequence MPFFFRATARLCLALLLTSCFLLSAKAQAPKTYSSSEILLGLKKLNVVGSVMYIAAHPDDENTRLLAYLANGRQLETSYLSCTRGDGGQNLIGPELREQLGVIRTQELLAARRIDGAHQYFTRANDFGFSKTSEETLRIWDHEQVLSDMVWVIRQRRPDVLITRFPPDARAGHGHHQASAILAAEAFDAAGDPKRFPEQLKYVQVWQPKRLYWNTGSFFVKPGENMDAYLTLDAGGYNPLLGQSYGEIAAHSRSQHRSQGFGAAAQRGEAIEYFQFVKGTPAKTDLFEGIDQTWNRVPGGAAVGKMVDEVIRKYDAGNPSASVAGLVSVRKNLLDATVKAVGYSDNYDGRVWEEMKSQEIDKLIQACLGLHIEATAPAAAIATGQTAAVTVEAVNQGNALVTVRQVWAEGFSRDTLVNKELRMGQVLRVALRLPISKQVPPSQPYWLREPGTIGMYTVPTELPFAQADLAVRKKSKQENWLTIDRQHLIGQPENPVSPNVTLEVVLQGASTYITVPVQYKHTDPVLGELYQPLAVVPPVMVNIPAARAYVFADQQPKQVPVTLRAGQAGVAGSLVLQVPSGWQAEPATVAFDLKNKDDQQTVNFQLRPLAGAAEGKSELRAVATVGTEKYSRGIQTIEYPHIPTQTLFPEATAPLVKLNVARGHTKNIGYLMGAGDEVPEALRQLGYSVALLDPATDLTAERLARYDAVVLGVRAYNVLDRLKTQQPELLKYVENGGTMLVQYVVNRGTVLPQIGPYPLTLSADRVTVENTPVTFLNPGAPVLNAPNKLTKADFEQGWVQEQGLYYPSAWDAHYQPVIASHDPGETDKQSAILVATYGKGRYIYTGLSLFRELPAGVPGAFRVLANLVESGGK
- a CDS encoding Uma2 family endonuclease, producing MTPTVTSLADLDPNGTYSYADYLSWQFAELVELLRGKIMRRMSAPTDRHQALVGNLFAHFHAHLRRQACQVRVAPYDVRLPKRGATADAAIHTVVQPDVCVICDPSKIEPRGCLGAPDLIVEVVSPRTAARDWQDKFDLYEEAGVGEYWIVLPQEEDISVFVLEEATGRYRLVGEYAGPGPIPCRTLPALALDWADIFADKLV
- a CDS encoding aspartate kinase — translated: MLTVEKIGGTSMTAFADVLQNIILHQREGAALYNRIFVVSAYANVTNWLLENKKTGAPGVYHRITEHQEFRAALQDVAARLKELNTHYAPLGLDLAVADAFIQQRIAQAQTYLESLVNILASGYVNGANILQAAREILASIGEAHSAFNSVNILQNRGVNATLIDLSGFDDARALTIDERIRQAFAGIDFATTICVATGYTKGTEGIMREFDRGYSEVTFSKIAVAVKPQEAIIHKEYHLCSADPMLVGVDHCHPVGFTNYDVADQLADVGMEAIHPKASKPLEINAIDLRIKNTFEPGHPGTLITRDYVAPRKHVEVITGTDKVVMIDIYDPLMVGTVGFDLQLMQSFYDLGVSYIFKATSANSISMLIWEKDLKPQLIEALEAKYEKVTIEKASLVCLIGSNIDQPGLLAKAAGSLAEVGISIRSAGFALRKVNIQFILAREDYKTAIIALNKALG
- a CDS encoding CocE/NonD family hydrolase, with amino-acid sequence MKKLLPAAFLLTLGLAAPAAYAQQALALPPATQSVSDAENKATQAADTLYIQQHYTKTEYQVPMRDGVKLCTIVYAPRDADKVRYPILLNRTPYSIGPYGPTRFKLNIGPSSLMMREGYIFAYQDVRGRYMSEGEFLDMRPELEKHATKKDTDEGTDTFDTIEYLLKHGPKSNGRVGQWGISYPGFYTSTGLLSRHPALKAASPQAPIADWFWDDFHHNGAFFLPHAFNFLYSFGQARPQPTALNNPGIKHGTPDGYDFFLRMGPLKNANEQYYKGKVAFWNQLMQHPDYDAFWQARNLRPHLHDLKAAVLTVGGFNDAEDLFGALNTYQTIEQKNPGLSNRLVMGPWVHGGWARGTGEMVGNVAYGPSPSLWYQQNVEAPFFKSYLKAEKPGSDLPEATVFEGGTNRWRTFDAWPPKQAQTKTLYFRQAGGLSFNAPTSGENERRMAGVDSEFDQFISDPAHPVPFIETTNIGMTREYMTDDQRFASRRPDVLTYQTEPLTEDMTMAGPIQALLQVATTGTDADWVVKIIDVYPDDTPDNPRTAPGVHLGGYQQMVRSEVMRGRFRDSFSQPKPFVANEVTAVPFTVQDLMHTFRKGHRLMVQVQSTWFPLVDRNPQKYVPNIYAADAADFQAATHRLYHDPAHASQLVVKVLP
- a CDS encoding DUF2911 domain-containing protein; translated protein: MKFIAPSFRTALVLTTTLLAASAAQAQITTPQPSPKATVNQRVGLTDVTITYSRPSVKNRTVFGDSTTKAVVAYGKRWRTGANATTSIRFSDDVTVEGKKVAAGEYGIYTIPGKAAWTIVLNKSLKQGADVAGFKNAEDVARFTVKPYKLGAKVETFTVTFADLTPATANVALEWETTGAKFKIVSDVDSKVLAQIDEKVTKNASPSANDLAGAAVYYYDNNKDLKQALAWIEKANATDPKFWNMNTEAKIRLKMKDYKGAIAAAERSKKLALAATPANTEYAKMDDELLAEAKKMGK